The Solibacillus daqui genome has a segment encoding these proteins:
- a CDS encoding GNAT family N-acetyltransferase, translated as MIKEIHTQRLHLRRMEVSDSHSLFKIWSDPDVTKFMNISSFTQEAQAKEMIELLENLAKANEAIRFSMVERKSNEIIGTCGFNSLDFENAKAEIGYDIAKAYWGMGYAPEGIRALLNYAFETLKLNRIEAKVEPANVNSIKVLQKLKFTFEGTLRQYEKSKGNFIDINMYSLLKTD; from the coding sequence TTGATAAAAGAAATACACACGCAAAGATTGCATTTAAGAAGAATGGAAGTTTCAGACTCACATAGCTTGTTTAAAATTTGGTCTGATCCAGATGTAACTAAATTCATGAACATCTCTAGCTTTACACAAGAAGCTCAAGCAAAAGAAATGATTGAACTTCTTGAGAATTTGGCTAAGGCTAATGAAGCTATACGGTTCAGCATGGTTGAACGGAAATCTAACGAGATAATAGGTACGTGTGGATTTAATTCATTAGACTTTGAAAATGCTAAGGCAGAAATTGGTTATGATATCGCTAAAGCCTATTGGGGCATGGGGTATGCTCCAGAAGGTATCAGAGCATTACTTAATTATGCTTTCGAAACTTTGAAACTTAATAGAATCGAAGCAAAGGTGGAACCTGCAAATGTGAATTCTATCAAGGTTTTACAAAAACTTAAGTTCACATTCGAAGGAACGCTTAGACAGTACGAAAAATCTAAAGGGAACTTTATTGACATCAATATGTACTCGTTATTAAAAACAGATTGA
- a CDS encoding excinuclease ABC subunit UvrA, with the protein MNQIIIENAYEGNLKNISVTIPRNQLVCVTGVSGSGKSTLVLDTLYQECQRQYMEAIGYQGIQKPDVEAVRNISPAIQINQHLTNKNPRSTVGTLTNIYTDLRMVYEKISERPCSDCGKVFAQHEGKEATEIAHGEYKTFVQCPHCDSKQLKLTRAHFSYNKSDGACPTCSGLGVEVAIDWDKVLDETKPLEDGAVHFLDKGYRDYVINILKNGFAFYGLADVQNVPLNQWSEQHRALLIKGAEAANIDAEKGVPKNVTKGRFEGIEPLLWRRFADKNGDSEVEQYFKKSTCSACDGERLREESRQAIVNNKRLPELSNYSLEHLAAWIDALNAKLTDSERAYVGHFILDMTTKLARLLKVGVGYLTLDRQTITLSGGEQQKIKLSATLDSELTGVIYLLDEPTSGLHPKDTLGMIDILKRMRDLGNTVIVIEHDTDVMKAADVILDIGPGAGIFGGELIGQGTLAQLLDTETSVTGNYLKKPVELNTKPRQANGYITLAKVSENNLQNVTVQFPKQCFTTVVGASGSGKSTLIFDVLANETFDDFDQVITVQQASISRMRRSNIATYTDAFTVLRNLYAKEPSAKEKGFTNKHFSFNTAGGRCDHCEGLGVVPSNMMFFDNVELVCPVCNGKRFKDEILDVTLHGYSISEMLDMSITEAAEVLQADKKLTKIFSLLIEVGLGYITLGQSLTTLSGGEGQRLKLAKELLSVKGQQNLFLIDEPSTGLHPVDIENFIILLNKMVEEGHTVIVVEHNEQIIRESDYLIELGPEGGDKGGTVIATGTPEEIKGNKQSIMREFL; encoded by the coding sequence ATGAATCAGATAATAATTGAAAACGCATACGAAGGAAATTTAAAAAACATTTCAGTAACGATTCCACGTAATCAGCTCGTTTGTGTGACTGGTGTTTCAGGCTCGGGGAAATCGACATTGGTGCTGGACACATTATACCAAGAATGTCAGCGTCAATATATGGAGGCAATTGGCTATCAAGGCATTCAAAAGCCAGATGTTGAGGCGGTTCGCAACATTTCACCAGCTATTCAAATAAATCAGCATTTAACAAACAAAAATCCGCGCTCAACAGTCGGTACGTTGACGAATATTTATACCGATTTGCGTATGGTGTACGAAAAAATTAGTGAGCGCCCATGTAGTGACTGTGGTAAGGTGTTCGCGCAGCATGAGGGGAAAGAGGCTACAGAAATCGCCCATGGAGAATATAAGACATTTGTGCAGTGCCCGCACTGTGATAGTAAGCAATTGAAGTTAACACGCGCACATTTTTCTTACAATAAATCAGATGGCGCCTGTCCGACATGTTCAGGACTAGGTGTCGAAGTTGCAATTGATTGGGACAAGGTGCTTGATGAAACTAAGCCATTGGAAGACGGAGCTGTGCATTTTTTAGATAAAGGCTATCGTGATTATGTTATAAATATTTTAAAAAATGGATTTGCCTTTTATGGGTTAGCCGATGTGCAGAATGTTCCATTAAATCAATGGTCCGAGCAGCATCGTGCGCTCCTTATCAAAGGGGCAGAGGCAGCCAATATTGATGCAGAAAAGGGCGTGCCAAAAAATGTGACGAAAGGGCGATTTGAAGGGATAGAGCCGCTATTATGGCGTCGATTTGCCGATAAAAACGGTGATTCGGAGGTAGAGCAATATTTCAAAAAATCAACATGTAGTGCATGTGACGGAGAGCGATTGCGTGAAGAGAGTCGTCAAGCCATTGTTAATAATAAGCGTTTACCGGAGCTATCGAATTATTCATTAGAACATTTAGCGGCCTGGATTGATGCACTAAATGCAAAGTTAACCGATAGCGAGCGTGCCTATGTTGGTCATTTTATTCTTGATATGACGACAAAATTAGCGCGCTTACTAAAGGTAGGTGTTGGCTATTTAACACTAGATCGTCAAACAATTACCTTATCAGGCGGGGAGCAGCAAAAAATTAAGCTGTCGGCGACGTTAGATTCAGAGTTAACAGGGGTTATTTATTTACTAGATGAGCCGACAAGTGGTCTGCATCCAAAAGATACGCTTGGAATGATTGACATTTTGAAAAGGATGCGTGATTTAGGCAATACGGTAATTGTCATTGAGCATGATACGGATGTTATGAAGGCGGCAGATGTCATTTTAGATATTGGCCCTGGCGCTGGCATATTTGGTGGAGAGCTGATTGGACAAGGGACGTTAGCTCAACTATTGGATACAGAAACATCCGTTACAGGTAACTATTTGAAAAAGCCTGTCGAATTAAATACAAAGCCGCGTCAAGCAAATGGTTATATTACGCTAGCAAAAGTATCGGAAAATAACTTGCAAAATGTAACGGTCCAGTTCCCAAAACAATGCTTTACTACAGTAGTAGGGGCGTCGGGCTCGGGGAAATCTACGTTAATTTTTGATGTCCTTGCCAATGAAACATTTGATGATTTCGACCAAGTTATTACAGTACAACAAGCATCGATTTCACGTATGCGACGCTCGAATATTGCAACCTATACAGATGCATTTACTGTGTTACGTAATTTGTACGCAAAGGAACCGTCAGCAAAGGAAAAGGGCTTCACGAACAAGCATTTTAGCTTTAATACAGCAGGTGGGCGCTGTGACCATTGTGAAGGGCTTGGTGTTGTGCCAAGTAATATGATGTTTTTCGATAATGTCGAGCTTGTGTGTCCAGTTTGTAATGGGAAGCGCTTTAAGGATGAGATTTTAGACGTTACGTTGCATGGCTATTCGATTTCAGAAATGCTTGATATGTCAATTACAGAGGCAGCAGAGGTTTTACAGGCTGATAAAAAGCTAACAAAGATTTTCTCACTGCTAATTGAAGTAGGACTTGGCTATATTACGTTGGGTCAATCATTGACGACCCTTTCAGGTGGGGAAGGTCAGCGCTTGAAGCTGGCAAAAGAGCTACTTAGTGTGAAAGGGCAACAAAATCTATTTTTAATTGATGAGCCTTCAACAGGTTTACATCCGGTGGATATTGAAAACTTTATTATATTACTGAACAAAATGGTTGAGGAGGGGCATACCGTCATTGTTGTGGAGCATAACGAGCAAATCATTCGAGAGTCTGATTATCTAATTGAGCTTGGTCCAGAAGGTGGTGATAAGGGCGGTACAGTCATTGCGACAGGAACACCAGAGGAAATTAAAGGTAATAAGCAGTCCATCATGCGAGAATTTTTATAA
- a CDS encoding RNA polymerase sigma factor, which yields MDFEELYNKQFHSTYVFIRYMVGNAELAEDLTQETFLRIYKAKNLDRVANAQVYTRQVARNLVYDYYRRKALIKWLPFSQRHEQQEVTYVPEDWLLQQEQRKALFEALQQLKPLQREILIYRKIEERSIEETCKILGLTAMKVVNTQRSAMKRLEQILGGAYDEA from the coding sequence ATGGATTTTGAGGAGCTGTACAATAAGCAGTTTCATTCGACATATGTTTTTATTCGCTACATGGTCGGAAATGCTGAACTGGCAGAGGATTTAACACAAGAAACGTTCTTACGCATTTATAAGGCCAAAAATTTAGATCGGGTTGCGAATGCGCAAGTGTATACGCGGCAAGTCGCACGCAATCTTGTATATGATTATTATCGCAGAAAAGCACTCATAAAGTGGCTGCCATTTTCACAGCGACATGAGCAACAAGAAGTTACATATGTACCCGAAGATTGGTTGCTTCAGCAAGAACAGCGCAAAGCTTTGTTTGAAGCATTGCAGCAGCTAAAGCCTTTACAGCGTGAAATCCTAATTTACCGCAAAATTGAAGAACGCTCAATTGAAGAAACGTGCAAGATTTTAGGACTAACAGCGATGAAGGTCGTCAATACACAGCGCAGTGCAATGAAAAGATTAGAACAAATTCTAGGAGGTGCTTACGATGAAGCTTGA
- a CDS encoding nucleoside 2-deoxyribosyltransferase, whose translation MKAYLANGLFSIGDRYVNDLLARELRAAIPQIELYVPQENDAINDKNAYADSLAIAQADLNSLKESDVLIAVIDGVEIDSGVAAEIGAFAMLNRPIVALFSDVRQQGRTNAKKIEALIADGIENQFIYRNLFVVGLIKQNGVIATTIEDVVAQVKELGK comes from the coding sequence ATGAAGGCTTATTTAGCAAATGGACTATTTTCAATTGGGGATCGTTATGTCAATGATCTATTAGCACGCGAATTACGTGCAGCGATTCCACAAATCGAGCTTTACGTACCACAAGAAAATGATGCAATTAATGATAAAAATGCCTACGCGGATAGCTTAGCCATTGCGCAAGCGGATTTAAATAGTTTAAAAGAGAGCGACGTGTTAATTGCCGTAATTGATGGAGTAGAAATTGATTCAGGTGTTGCCGCAGAAATTGGTGCGTTTGCAATGCTTAACCGTCCGATTGTGGCGCTATTTAGCGATGTACGTCAGCAAGGAAGAACGAATGCTAAGAAAATTGAGGCACTCATTGCGGATGGTATAGAAAATCAATTTATTTACCGCAATTTATTCGTTGTAGGGTTGATTAAGCAAAATGGTGTGATTGCAACAACGATTGAGGACGTTGTGGCGCAGGTAAAAGAGTTAGGTAAATAA
- a CDS encoding DUF1648 domain-containing protein: MFNDSTKPKLHIPKTKSERGFDIVGYLALATMFVVLIVNWSNLPSQVPAHFGANGQVDRWGSKWELLILPGIAIGLHFFLFVLEKFPETHNYPATFNEKNAAAFYTNSRQTLNYMRNIINVLFTYSVFEVTSIALGHDSSLGWLFYMILGLLFIVLGYKIYKTFQIK, from the coding sequence TTGTTTAATGATTCAACAAAACCAAAGCTACACATTCCGAAAACAAAATCGGAGCGTGGCTTTGATATAGTAGGGTATTTAGCGCTTGCAACGATGTTTGTCGTGCTAATTGTCAATTGGAGTAACCTACCTTCTCAAGTACCAGCACATTTTGGGGCAAATGGACAGGTCGATCGCTGGGGCTCGAAATGGGAGTTGCTTATATTACCTGGCATCGCAATTGGACTGCATTTTTTTCTGTTTGTTTTAGAAAAGTTCCCAGAAACTCATAACTATCCAGCAACTTTTAATGAAAAGAACGCAGCCGCTTTTTACACTAATAGCCGTCAAACATTGAATTATATGCGTAATATTATTAATGTGCTATTTACATATTCGGTATTTGAGGTCACTTCGATTGCACTTGGACATGACAGTTCACTCGGTTGGCTATTTTACATGATTTTAGGTTTGCTGTTTATTGTACTTGGCTACAAGATATACAAAACGTTTCAAATAAAATGA
- a CDS encoding cysteine-rich CWC family protein, giving the protein MSENQCPLCQGENACNVEDAQNCWCMTVKIPQHVRELVPEGLKNTSCICAACVEKYRVIAE; this is encoded by the coding sequence ATGTCAGAAAATCAATGCCCGCTTTGTCAGGGGGAAAATGCATGTAATGTTGAGGATGCACAAAATTGCTGGTGTATGACAGTGAAAATTCCACAACATGTGCGAGAGCTTGTGCCAGAAGGATTAAAAAATACAAGCTGCATTTGCGCGGCTTGTGTGGAGAAATATCGTGTAATTGCAGAGTAA
- a CDS encoding AIM24 family protein, whose amino-acid sequence MGKYSISQFVQQTKQDEQENDFFELETERVLEVNLNGEVWAKMGSMISYTGSIKFERERMLEHGVGKLFKKALTGEGTPLMRAKGNGRLYLADQGKKVTIFELNGESLCVNGNDLLAFENRINWDIKLMRKMAGILAGGLFNVTLQGHGLVAITTHFEPLTLLVKPGDKVYTDPNATVAWSGNLTPEFTTDITMRTLIGRGSNESIQMAFSGEGFVIIQPFEEVYLSSQQ is encoded by the coding sequence ATGGGTAAATATTCAATATCACAATTTGTGCAACAAACGAAGCAGGATGAACAGGAAAATGACTTTTTCGAATTAGAAACAGAGCGGGTATTAGAGGTCAATTTAAACGGTGAAGTATGGGCAAAAATGGGCTCGATGATTTCGTATACAGGTTCAATTAAATTCGAGCGTGAGCGTATGTTAGAGCACGGTGTCGGGAAATTGTTCAAAAAGGCGTTAACAGGAGAGGGCACACCGCTTATGCGCGCAAAAGGTAATGGCCGCTTGTATTTAGCAGATCAGGGGAAAAAGGTGACGATTTTTGAGCTAAATGGTGAAAGTCTATGTGTTAACGGCAATGATTTACTGGCTTTTGAAAATCGGATTAACTGGGATATTAAATTAATGCGTAAAATGGCAGGTATTTTAGCAGGTGGCTTATTTAATGTGACTTTGCAGGGGCATGGTCTGGTTGCGATTACGACACATTTTGAGCCACTAACATTACTCGTTAAGCCAGGAGATAAAGTATACACAGATCCGAATGCGACGGTCGCTTGGTCAGGTAATTTAACACCAGAATTCACGACAGATATTACGATGCGCACATTGATCGGGCGCGGCAGTAATGAATCGATTCAAATGGCATTTTCGGGCGAGGGTTTTGTCATTATTCAGCCATTTGAGGAAGTATACCTATCCTCACAGCAATAA
- a CDS encoding GNAT family N-acetyltransferase, translating into MLLSDGRFDIVLETERLVIRPLKTQDYKNWLNEFENRQPSQHRHDEGKVDMSECTFEWFVKLVDNHQELALTDIAHVFGVFKKEDGTHLGMVDFSTLARGDFQWGRIGYTIHNQYWRKGYGKEAVKGALNIAFEHLAFHRIEAHINLDNTASMNLAESVGMGLECVRKGFIYENEEWTDHLVYYINSK; encoded by the coding sequence ATGTTACTAAGTGATGGAAGATTTGATATTGTTTTAGAAACAGAAAGATTAGTAATAAGACCATTGAAAACGCAAGATTATAAAAATTGGCTTAATGAATTCGAAAATCGTCAACCGTCTCAACACAGACACGATGAAGGAAAAGTTGATATGAGCGAATGTACGTTTGAATGGTTTGTTAAATTAGTTGATAATCATCAGGAATTAGCTTTGACAGATATTGCTCACGTTTTTGGCGTGTTCAAAAAAGAAGATGGTACACACTTAGGGATGGTGGATTTCTCAACTTTAGCTAGGGGTGACTTCCAATGGGGAAGAATAGGCTACACAATTCATAATCAGTATTGGAGAAAAGGTTACGGCAAAGAAGCGGTAAAAGGAGCACTTAACATCGCTTTTGAGCATTTAGCATTCCACCGAATTGAAGCGCACATAAATTTAGATAACACAGCTTCTATGAATTTAGCTGAAAGTGTTGGAATGGGGTTAGAATGTGTTCGTAAAGGGTTTATATATGAAAATGAAGAGTGGACTGACCATTTAGTCTATTACATAAACTCCAAATAA
- a CDS encoding DedA family protein, with the protein MLLEIIQFLREIDQVIFHYIEELGIYIYLLLFAVVFTKTAFVILTFLPGDSTVFTSGTLAALGKLDLIVLFILFIVATTLADSNNYFIGRSIRKIPAQHNLFMKIVSEDKVQKAQHFLENYDRVAITFSRFVPLMRTMTPFISGYTNFSYSTFLRYNFVGAIIWTTVWLAGGFVLGNVPWVEDNLVLTLGIISVIVFGITGFAYIKQFRKTQVATK; encoded by the coding sequence ATGCTGCTTGAAATCATCCAATTTCTACGAGAAATCGACCAAGTCATTTTTCATTACATAGAGGAACTTGGCATTTATATATATTTGCTGTTGTTTGCTGTTGTATTTACAAAAACCGCTTTCGTTATTTTAACATTTTTACCTGGAGATAGCACCGTATTTACAAGTGGTACCCTAGCCGCGCTTGGAAAGCTTGATTTAATCGTTTTATTTATATTGTTTATTGTTGCAACCACACTTGCCGATAGCAACAACTATTTCATCGGTCGATCCATACGAAAAATCCCAGCTCAGCACAATTTATTTATGAAAATCGTATCTGAAGATAAAGTACAAAAAGCGCAGCATTTCCTTGAGAATTACGACCGAGTTGCGATTACATTTTCACGCTTTGTGCCACTAATGCGAACAATGACGCCATTTATTTCTGGCTACACCAACTTCTCGTATAGTACGTTTTTACGCTACAACTTTGTCGGAGCTATTATTTGGACAACCGTGTGGCTAGCTGGCGGCTTTGTCTTGGGGAATGTTCCTTGGGTTGAGGATAATTTAGTACTTACACTTGGCATTATTTCAGTAATCGTCTTTGGAATTACTGGGTTTGCTTACATCAAACAATTTAGAAAAACTCAAGTCGCGACAAAATAG
- a CDS encoding MerR family transcriptional regulator, whose protein sequence is MPAIYATGAIAEQLGISKASLQHYMTILEENGYEVRRNSRMHRQFSDEDFVMLRAFLTLNKEHGYKLKEAAQIVTEPSFKPDEHLQHTIVPAVPHVSQFEDLSNSMQLLATHVHGIEQQNMQLLTLIKEQRTQNELLIDQNHTLKQQLGAMMQHILEQANEPNPAQQRQLDRVEQQNSAIMNVLNKLNVAQNQITASVEQQPEKQSKGLFRNLLK, encoded by the coding sequence ATGCCCGCTATTTATGCGACGGGTGCAATTGCTGAACAACTTGGAATTAGCAAAGCATCCCTACAACATTACATGACCATTTTAGAAGAAAATGGATACGAGGTTCGCCGCAATAGCCGGATGCATCGCCAATTTTCAGATGAGGATTTTGTTATGTTACGTGCCTTTTTAACATTAAATAAAGAACATGGCTACAAGTTAAAAGAAGCTGCACAAATTGTAACTGAACCATCCTTTAAACCAGATGAACATTTACAGCACACTATTGTTCCCGCAGTACCACATGTTTCACAATTTGAGGATCTATCAAATTCAATGCAGCTCCTCGCTACCCATGTTCATGGCATTGAACAGCAAAACATGCAGCTATTAACATTAATTAAAGAACAGCGTACGCAAAATGAGCTGTTAATTGACCAAAACCACACGTTAAAGCAACAGCTTGGTGCCATGATGCAGCACATTTTAGAGCAGGCAAACGAACCAAATCCTGCCCAGCAACGGCAGCTTGATCGTGTCGAACAACAAAACAGTGCCATTATGAATGTTTTGAATAAACTAAACGTCGCACAGAATCAAATCACAGCATCAGTTGAACAACAACCTGAAAAGCAGTCAAAAGGATTATTCAGAAATTTGTTAAAGTAG
- a CDS encoding AAA family ATPase has translation MFLKSARIKKELIHDYREYPFSIPFVRHLDELDLDAPITFFVGENGAGKSTLLEAIADQIGFNPAGGSTQNFQAFDVHKSDAALGEFIKLAWWPKVTNGFFLRAETFYQFASHVDETDRNGYRSYGGKSLHHQSHGESFFSLFQHRFKANAIYLLDEPEAALSPTRQLAFLTLLHDLLKEGNVQIIIATHSPILLGYPGARIYHFHENGVEEIDYEQTEHYQVTSYFLQHREKMLADLFEDEEE, from the coding sequence ATGTTTTTGAAATCAGCCCGAATTAAAAAGGAACTCATACATGATTACCGTGAATACCCATTTTCCATTCCGTTTGTCCGACATTTAGATGAGCTTGATTTAGATGCGCCCATCACATTTTTTGTTGGTGAAAATGGTGCGGGTAAATCGACGTTACTCGAAGCGATTGCAGATCAAATCGGCTTTAATCCTGCAGGGGGCAGCACGCAAAATTTTCAGGCGTTTGATGTACATAAATCTGACGCTGCACTTGGTGAATTCATTAAGCTAGCGTGGTGGCCGAAAGTGACAAATGGCTTTTTCTTACGCGCGGAAACGTTTTATCAGTTTGCCTCACATGTTGATGAGACTGATCGGAATGGCTACCGTTCATATGGTGGAAAATCGTTGCATCATCAGTCGCATGGTGAATCATTTTTTTCACTGTTTCAGCACCGCTTTAAAGCCAATGCGATTTACTTGCTTGACGAACCAGAGGCGGCACTTTCTCCGACGAGGCAGCTCGCATTTTTGACATTGTTACATGATTTATTAAAGGAAGGCAATGTGCAAATTATTATTGCAACTCATTCGCCGATTTTGCTCGGTTATCCAGGAGCTCGTATTTATCATTTTCATGAGAATGGTGTTGAGGAAATTGACTACGAACAAACGGAGCATTATCAGGTGACGTCTTACTTTTTACAGCACCGCGAAAAAATGCTTGCTGACTTATTCGAGGATGAAGAGGAATAA
- a CDS encoding chemotaxis protein CheW translates to MSFEKAVVFLCGKEEYAVPVEQVVSIEKLERVTPIPHLPNYLLGFSRIRGELTPIIDFGRILYNSPTNTETSKVIVLSTDIVNYGLLVADAREIIDFENGVLKQMGLVNYEKTKYFTAVANLEDRMISCVDPNILVNSLEGIREIINYLHKMLENEDVKA, encoded by the coding sequence ATGAGCTTTGAAAAAGCAGTTGTCTTTTTATGTGGGAAAGAAGAATATGCAGTTCCGGTAGAGCAAGTCGTTTCAATTGAAAAGTTAGAGCGTGTAACGCCGATTCCACATTTGCCAAACTACTTGCTAGGCTTCTCTCGCATTCGAGGCGAGTTAACACCCATAATTGATTTTGGACGTATTTTATACAATAGCCCAACGAATACAGAGACGTCAAAAGTAATTGTTCTATCAACAGACATTGTAAATTATGGTTTATTAGTAGCCGATGCACGTGAAATCATTGATTTTGAAAACGGTGTTTTAAAGCAAATGGGGCTTGTAAATTATGAAAAGACTAAATATTTCACAGCCGTTGCCAACCTTGAAGATCGTATGATTTCTTGTGTTGATCCCAACATATTAGTCAATTCATTAGAAGGCATTCGTGAGATAATTAATTATTTACATAAAATGCTGGAAAATGAAGATGTGAAGGCATAA
- a CDS encoding M20/M25/M40 family metallo-hydrolase, whose amino-acid sequence MSRLVEEFLELVQIDSETKHEQVIAPILVQKLEDMGFDVFQDDAHTRNGHGAGNIIATLKGDDQIEPIYFTVHMDTVVPGVGIKPEIREDGYIYSDGTTILGADDKAGMAAIFEMARRIKEKNIKHGTIQFIITAGEESGLVGAKELDPANIIAKYGFAVDSDGKVGGIVVAAPFQAKVNVKVFGKTAHAGVAPEKGISAITVAAKAVAQLKLGRLDEETTANIGRFEGGKATNIVCDEVTIFAEARSIDEAKLNAQTAHMKETFERVALENGARAEVEVALSYPGFRVTEEDKVVQIAQAAAKAVGREPKLGISGGGSDANVIAGFGIPTVNLSVGYEEIHTTNERMPVEELEKLADLLEQIIVETTK is encoded by the coding sequence ATGAGTCGTTTAGTAGAAGAATTTTTAGAATTAGTACAAATTGATTCTGAAACAAAACATGAACAAGTGATTGCACCCATTTTAGTGCAAAAATTAGAGGATATGGGCTTTGATGTATTCCAGGACGATGCACATACACGTAACGGCCATGGTGCTGGGAATATTATCGCAACATTAAAAGGTGACGATCAAATCGAGCCAATTTACTTCACAGTGCATATGGATACAGTTGTACCGGGTGTTGGCATTAAGCCTGAAATTCGTGAAGACGGCTATATTTACTCAGATGGAACAACGATTTTAGGTGCGGATGATAAAGCAGGTATGGCTGCAATTTTCGAAATGGCACGTCGCATTAAAGAAAAAAATATCAAACACGGGACAATCCAGTTCATTATTACAGCTGGTGAAGAAAGTGGTTTAGTAGGTGCAAAGGAATTAGATCCAGCGAACATTATCGCAAAATATGGTTTTGCCGTAGATAGTGATGGTAAAGTAGGCGGCATCGTTGTAGCTGCGCCATTCCAAGCAAAAGTAAATGTCAAAGTATTCGGTAAAACGGCGCATGCGGGTGTTGCACCTGAAAAAGGGATTTCTGCCATTACTGTAGCAGCAAAAGCAGTAGCCCAGTTAAAGCTAGGTCGCTTAGATGAAGAAACAACTGCGAATATCGGACGTTTTGAAGGCGGTAAGGCAACAAACATCGTGTGTGATGAAGTCACTATTTTCGCAGAGGCACGCTCAATCGATGAAGCGAAATTGAACGCTCAAACAGCCCATATGAAAGAAACATTTGAACGTGTAGCATTAGAAAATGGGGCACGTGCTGAAGTAGAAGTAGCATTATCATACCCTGGCTTCCGTGTAACTGAAGAAGATAAAGTTGTTCAAATCGCACAGGCTGCAGCAAAAGCTGTTGGACGTGAGCCAAAGTTAGGTATTTCAGGTGGTGGTAGTGATGCCAATGTCATTGCAGGCTTTGGTATTCCAACTGTCAACTTGTCAGTTGGTTATGAGGAAATCCATACAACAAACGAAAGAATGCCAGTAGAAGAGCTAGAAAAGTTAGCAGATTTACTAGAGCAAATTATTGTAGAAACAACAAAATAA